TGGCGATGGTCAACGATGGAcggtgatggtgggtggtgataggtggcagttgtagcggcggcggtggtgggtggAGACGGCAATAGGTGGTGACAATGGTGGTGGTGAGTGACCACGGTGGTGGGTGGCAGCGGTGGTCGGAGGTGGTAGCGGCGATGACGGTGGTCGTAGGTGGTAGCAGCGGTGGCGGTAGGTTGTGGCGGTTGACAGCGGTGGCGGAGGTTGGTGGCGACGTCGACGGTGATCGAAGGTGGCAGTGGCGATGATCaaaggtgggtggtggcggtgatcggaggtggcaGCGGTGACTGTGGGTAGCGGCGATGGCGGTGCCAGGGACGgacggtgggtggcggcggtgggaGGTGGCGGCGGAAGTGGGTGACAACGGCggatgacggtggtggtggatggtggcaACGGTGATGGGTTGTGGTGTTGTGAATGAATGGtgaagagggaatggaatggaaaaaaacagGAGGGATGGATGTAATGATTTTGAAGGAATgtaatgcattttggaatggacgattccattccattgaccaatgttttaaataccggtatgaaccggccggttataccaGTTAAACCGGATATCGGACACGAAATCGGTACGATAAAGGCCGGCAAAACCAAATACCGTATGTCTTATGTACCAGCGGTAAATCTGGTTCTACATGTTCAAACCGTTGAACCGGTTTGCATTATCTTAAGGTTTGAtttcttaattttaataaaatacgaTATTAAGGTAATACTGATCTTCCATATTTCCGGTAATTAACCTAGTGCCTTCTATTCTAATATTTCATCGTTGTTGAAACTGTTACTCATTTCATACATtgcaatattgtttataactaataaaaattttcttaaaatgcttaatagtttacaataaaaatagttgtttttagataaaactatgatCAGTTACATAAATCCTAGTTGAGATTGGATTGTTTTTTGAGATGAATTGGTATTTTATGGAATTTATAGAGTTAACTAGTAATGCGGTTCAACGGCCTGatacaacccggttcaaccggttaaaccattttAAAGCCCAACCTGGTATgacttaaaaaccggtttttaaaacattgccaTTGACCaatcaaacactcttttcttcattaCTTCACAATGGTCCATTTCATTCCagctctcattcctgcataccaaacgctacctaagCGAGCTCTTCCTTGATTCCTTGATTGTCATTACTAAATTGCTTATTCCTAAACTTTTTAAAGAGTAAAATAATACAATACGCAATCTCCTATAATCTCAAATAAAAACTCACAGATAGCTCTCGAATATTGTTTTAATCATCAGACGATGTAGCTTGTCATTCTTTTCTTTCTTTAAAAAAATGTGTTACGTTAATCACCTAACACGACCATACTAAAGAAGacaaaaaaaatacattatcTTTTTTCTCGTCAACTTCATCATCTTTAAATAAAAATGAAAGCCAAGGCAtcaaattaagaataaaaaagGGTTATAAGGTATGACAAATCAAGTGCTTCTGTCACATAATAATTTGAACTGCATCCAAAATCTTTGTTTCCTTGTACGTCTCCCAGATTTATTAAAGTGTTCATAAAAAGAATGTTTAGTATTTGTAATAAATTTTTGAAGCATTATTTTTACTATTTATTTACTTTGTGAACTTCCCTCTTGAGTATCTTGTGATGCAATCTCAAACTATCTGAACTTTGCTCGAAAACCTTGTTCTTCTAAAGCTCTCATGAAGTTGATATGTAATTTCTTTATCTTAGACGGGTCATTCGATTGCTTTTTTAACTTTAAATATATCGAAAACACCGTAACGTTAATGGAGTAACTCCATTCTCCCTATGTGTATCTTCAATAAGTTCTACCTAACATCAAGTGCTCACTTAGGTAAACATAATGATCAAGAATGGTTTCCACATGCCACTTCTTCGACACTACATTTAAGATATGCTTGCATAATATCCCATACGTCTTAGACTTTGCACATGAACATGTGATATATCACAATATAGGATAGACGAAAGCTAACAATTCTTTAATATACTTTATCAATATAGGAACCGTATAGAGGGAGAATCACCAAATTAGCAACATCAACAAAGAAGATTAACAAAATAGCCATGGAGTTTGTTAAATTACCACTTTACTAGGGTACTACACGTGTCCATTTGACGCAGGAGGCAAAGAATTGGCGCATCAAAAAATGGTGACGCAGGAGGAAGCTATGGGGGCTTAAAACTAAGAGATGGCGCAGGAGAATATCATGTGATCCGCCATATGTCGCAGGAGACATAACTAATGGCGCATTAAACTTAAGATTTGGCTCAAGAGATAGAAAGTTAATGGCACATGAGAAGAAAGTCATGACTATTTTGATAATTCCAAAAAGTCAAGGCTATTATCTTAATTTTTTTGATTAAATTGGTTAATTTAATTATTTTCCCCTTCCTCTCTCTCTATAGGGGTGGTGGTTCTCACAAGAAACACATCCAATTAGATTTTAGGTTGGTCATGATAACCTAATTAACAAACATGTTGTGTATTGAGTTAACAACATAACCCATTTAACTAATTTACAACTTTATCACAACATGTTTATAACCTCTTAACCGGGGTTATGACACCTTTTAATTAACTTGTTTACAACTTTAATCCATTTGCTTACAACACGCCACCGATCTACTCATTTAgataaataaattaaattaaatgggTCATGTTCATATTCAGGTTCCACTTCTTTAAATATAATAAGTTATAATGTATATCTTTCAACATGAAAAAATACGAGTAGTGTTATTTTACATCATTCTACATAGATACAAATATACATAATTTACCCTCTCTTGAGATCTGTTTGTATCTGCCTTTAGATCCTTTATCTTCATGCTAGTTTGTTGTCATCTTTTGACTCTGGCTTCTTTTCTTGTCTTGCTATTTTCTCACTTTCATTTTTATATCACAAAGTAACATATAGTATAGGGGTAGTTCTTGACAACTTATAAAATAAAAAGGATGAATATATAAAAAAGCTCGTACCCCCATCTCCCTTTTGACTTCATTCTTTCCCACTCTTGTCTTTATAATCTTTCTCTCTCTGCATTTATCACTTTCTCTGCAGTTTTTGAATCACAAAGGTGGTGTTGGAGGTGGGTTGCGCGCCATCATCAATTTCATTCTCAATTTTTGATGAATCTCACGTGAATCCATTCACACTACGTTTTAACGTATACCCTCTTTCTCGATCTCCACGCCCTTTTCTTATTTATACAAACATAAGTTTACGGGTGTGCATTACTTTGATAATTTTCATCAATTCCATCACCTTTTATTGGGATTCACTATTCATGATTCATACTTCATTACCACCAAATATTTGAAGATTGATTTATATTGTGGAAATAACACAATACAATGAGTCGATTTGGTGAACTACTCGCTCTGTTTTTACAGGAAAGTTACATTTTATTCGTATTAGTGACGGATTCAGAATTTTTTTTATGGGAACGATCAGGGTTTAACCAAATTCTTAAGGGCAAGTGATAGGGATTTTTTAGTAAAATaacacaacttttttttttttttttatgattcaTGACTTGAACTACACCAAAAACTCTAAGATTGATCGATTTCATGAACTACTTTCTTTGTTTATGCAGGAAAGCGAAGAAACGGAGAGAGCAATGGACCGCGGTGGAAGGTTAAGACGACGGAAGAGTCTCCATCAACGGCTAGGATTAAAGAGCATCGTCTGTTGCGGGTCCACATGGGGCTTTGGTGCGTCCGCCATGAGCGTACAAAACGACAACGACAGCGACAACGACGAAGATTACAATTACAATGAGAACCGCATCATCGAATCAGTCCATCAACAAATAAATGTGATGGACGTCAACCTCACCCGGCTGGACACCAACCCAGAACCCGAGTGCACCCACCCATCTCCCAGGATGAATCTCGCGGCCGCATTGGCTGCTGAACGTCAGTTCCGGTCAGCAACAGTTTCCGGAACTGACAACAATGATGTGTTTATGATGTCAACGGATGTAGGGACACCGTTGAGGATATCATTGATGAGGTTGTTGGAAGAAACAGAAAGGGAAACGGACGGTCAGGATGATGGGGATGAGGGTTTGGGGAAGGATCAGATGTGCTGCGTGTGCATGGGAAGGAAGAAGGGTGCAGCGTTGATTCCATGCGGACACACGTTTTGTAGGGTGTGTTGTAGGGAGTTATGGTTGAACCGAGGTAGTTGTCCCCTTTGTAACCGATCTATCCTTGAGATTCTCGACATTTATTAATTTTCCCTCGTTATATTGTTATAAAAatcagttttatttttaattaaaaagattTCTTCTATTTATCACGAAATATAATCGTATTTGATTTTGGTTTCTAAGCTTTGATATTGTTTTAGACGTTCGGAAATGGGAATTTTGTTTAGGACGATAGAGTTGATGGTGCGGTATTAGTACTGTACTGTTAGGTAGATTAGTTAAAGAAATTAGCTTAGAGGCTGTTTATTTACCTCTTAATAAGACTCTTAATtgttcagaccttttactggtttagcacttaatggttcagactgtttatTTCGCGAGCacatgtctgaatggttcagacatttgcctctgaatggttaaacattatacagagtctgaatggttaagacctctaatctgaatagGTCAAATGGTTCTGAATGGTTACGCATTATAAgggctcttaatagttcagacctcttactgatttaGCACTTAATAATTCaggcctcttactggttcagcacttaaccattcagaacttgccaaacacccccttagtccGTTATATTAATTTGTATGTCAAGACTTTAATTTGTCTTCTATTTATCCCCAAATATAAGcgggtttgattttgatttccaagATTTGATCTGGTATTAAACttttggaaatgggaatttaGTTTAAGACGATAGGTAGATTAGCGTCGATTGTGTGTTTATTAGTGTTCTAGTTAAAGAAAATAGCTTAGTCCGTTATGTTAGTTTGTATGTCAAGATTTTAATTTGCATTTAACTGCTTCCTTAGTACATTTTTTTGCATGTTGGATATTATGATTATAGAATCGGCCAGCAGCAAATGCTGTAAAAACCAACAAAGTTACATGCGAAATTAAAATAGAAACTAACTACATACACCCCCACTTCTTTGATTATAATATTTTATCTCTTACATTAAAATCCTCCCACCTATCCTATGGTATTCCTCTATATTTCGTCCTTCCTTGAATACAAAGATATGAGTCTTCCTTGATGCGCTCTATTGTCTTGTCTCCCGAGCTATTATAGTTATTAAATACTTTATCATTTCTCGCCATTATAGGTGCCACGTGGTTATTATAAATATCATGCTCACCACTTTTTTCCATTCTTTTGACCTTGCCATTGTCTCAATAGCCTTCATTGCATCTTCACATGTATTGATGTTTGTTGTCGTTGGAAGTTTTAACCATATTAGTACATTTCACCAAACTTCTTTCGCCTTTGTGCATTCTGTTAAAACATGATTTGCCGTCTCATCATAAACTTCGCACCTTGGACATCGCTGATCAGGCAAGCTAATTCCACGCTTTCGCAATTTAGTTTTTACCGGAATTCTCCCCAGACTTGCTCTCCAAACAAAGTAGTTCATTTATGGTGCCACCCAATTATTCCATTGAACCCATGTGTGTTGTTCAACATTTGTTGTTTTCATAATTTGATTCCTTACTAGTCCCACCGAAAAttcctcttttttttttatctattttCCACTTCCATGTATCTTGTTCTTCCTTTAGTTCGACTTTGTTTAGTTCCCAGAATAGATCTATCCATTGAGCCCACTCCATATCACTATTGGGTACTACTACTTTCTTCCACAAAATCCATCTTATTTTATCTTTTCCATCTTTTCTACCCCCACACAAAATCCCTTCTTATTGAATCAAGCATCAATATAACTTTTTGGGGGCCCGAAACAATGAGAAATAGTAATTTGGTAGGGCTCGCCTTTGTGAGAACTACTCTTAGCGGCAAACGATAAAGTTTTTGCTTTCCATGTCGATAGTTTTGCATTAAATTTGTCGAGAATCGGTTTCCAatactttatattttttttcatgtttGCACCGATTGGAAGGCCAAGGAACGTAAACGGCCTTTCACCCACTCTACACTTTATTATACTAGCCATATTTTCGACTTCATTTTTTCTACCCCAATCCCGAATAAGCAAGACTTGTTCAAGTTTAACTATGATTTGAAGGAATTGTTATCCAAGCTTAGAAAAATGATTCTTGGGGGTTGAGATTATTTCGTATGTTAAACTATTGCTTAAAAGTGTATATGTTGAAGATCAAAGCATTTAATGCACACATAGAACTTTAACTTGACTTGTGTAGTTTTTAGTTGAAGGTTCACACCTTTTGTAATATGTAGGAGACAAACAAGTACAGTTTAAGCCTTAAGGTGATGTTTGTCAATAGAATACTTGTATGATGTACTTCGGGCCATTTACAAGACTAAATGTGTTATATGCTGTTGACAACACCTAATACTCATTAAAGCCCCAAGCTGTTGCACACCAACCATtgaaactctctctctctctctctctctctctctctctctatatatatatatatatatatatatatatatatatatataatcttttaaacataattgttttaaacatatataatctatatatgtataattgttttatacatccttcccctatatataatccttcccctatatatatataatgtaagtatctacagaaaacccactttaatttagaaaacccgggaaactcaaagctcccgatgttttttttcttgaaaaattttacacatgttatatacatgtttttaagggttttgggcaaaaaaaatcaaaaaagcgccgagtagatattttaaaaaaaataaacaagttttggtgtaacactcatataacatgataataagtatattaactagtctaagcttgtttgatccgaccatttactgttttgacccggttcggaaccgaaagtcgcaaaactttgacttttgctttgacttcaatTCTGGCCCGTTAtagtatgttttagatatgccttaggactctcttaggaccaggttacatgatggtataaccctctgtgaccggttcgttgtttgtccaagtctttaacacatttccgttaaatgcttaaaagttgaccgtaacgcccttttcactttaaaacgagaaatttggacatgtgaaaggacaataattttagttactgatttctaagcatgtccctaaaatttcacgtcaatccgaggtctagaatgggagttatgctaaatagcgcaattacgaaaactttagtaattaaattgcgcaattagcataacgcctatctaaacccaaatttcggcaccaaacctttgacccactgatgtaaaatgatatttggagatttttaaagatttttaatgatttttaacctactcataacctgcggttatggcatcggttcggtaaataccgaatatacccttttcgagcataacttgagttctacaaagtattttgacccgattccagttgctactgattttaaataataaatagagtattttggactttataaactgatcggaaaactcagatttcctgtagaactcagaaacctcttttatgatctttaaaatgaccgaaatacccctacggggcacatATTGgattaaaactcgttacgggcattatggaaggtatcctactgataccacaacttctttaaagcatattgacttaggaaatttgtgtaggactcttacggtttaccgttacgccttttgcgcgcacggttcggcttatgtaactagtttacataaactagccgaaacgggtcaaaccttattgttttaacctcaaaatccagagtgtgattatattacccatataaaacaagtcttcaaacttgtcgggtctgaatcacattccattcccggttttcgcctttcacgcgattaaaccgtaaatatcctttgaaactgaccggtctaagctaaggctaaattaaagacccgtcaggattctaataggttgattTAAACCTTctttccagaataggagaccagtaaaagaaacttgcattgtttattaaggattaatacttgctcaggtaaatgcttttaacttattttccgttatacgggcttgggttacggtatttaaaataccgcttggtcgggcaattgaccccaactcattagtagttgggtattatcaatgtgacccgtttaaaaacttgttttgttggctttacgcctttgggagcttaatgatcatgtcccggatatccttcgcatcattttacgaaatggccacgaccccgacacacgggtgtaggcgtacacccgtaatgtgtctatattattaaaaatataaccgttggttttcccgccatggCTTTATGCTtagtggcgtgtctattaacctttaacccggcacgacccgggcgaccgaacgcatagtaacatgtaattcttttataaGATTTAAtcataaattatcccaagttataaagagtttgtgccttgtgcattcaaatcaattttattaaacattttataaaagtgtcggttgaatgtatttaccagtgtaaactgacgtattttccctaaaaagattaaatgcaggttctaagcgtaattggctggatatttctccttagcatcaatacagagtctcgcaagcttaagatgcctacgtctgttgaacaatatttatattttattttgatcctctgtggattatatttcgacattgtgatactttgatattacattcaaaggttgaaatatatttatctttatgcttccgctgtgcatttatatattatgtggtttaactatattgttgccaactacgtcacgaaaatcccccaccgggcccaccggtgaaacacgtggaaatcagggtgtaacaggttggtatcagagccaacattgagtgaattaaacactatccatATGTGTTTAATCTTAATggcacaattgcacatacttgagtctagacaagaacataggacaaattcgaaattttattccagtttgtcttttattgtttattgtgatttaaaaatttgttaagcaggaaatatgccaccagcaactagaagaggaggaagaggcaaagggccatcactactcacaatgatcacgaggccggaccttcgaacatgcgagctccttccagtacaagaagtaaagaacctcagagacgtagaaggaacctctttgagcctgcaagacattctacctcgcacagttcgacaccttcataccgtcactcttttggaccaaattcggagaacgatcccagtaaccctctaccttcgtttatacctctccagcgatctgcatcgcaccgttcctatggagatcctactcctttctttcaaggccgatttaacccggctgattatgtccaagagccaataggctataaccctttaggacctgaagaccatttctccgaagataatgcggtagatatggatgaagacatggatcccatagaacctgcaagaggtactcccaaccatccaatcgagatctctgatgggtcatccttccatggaacaccctatcaaggtcccgatagttaccaggcgaggtttaaccagtgtgattggtacttcacaccttctcatcacttctcgcctcatgagcagcaacagcaacaggatccttccgaggattcgcgtttcgtggcagttacgccaccgccaccgcctcctccgccaccagttcaaccagcacctccagatccgccaaggcgtaggagatcaggcgcgcggatgtccacccgaggaggggaattccactttagtacccctcgccactcgagtgcaagtcactttccgccagtacctgaagaaccacagttaggggaaccttctggtcaccctgcagaggtgaattctgcaccagttgcaccacctccaccaccttTCGGCTATGACAATCCAATACCAGCATATGGCGGTTCctccgcgtacaacccgtttgagcagccgactcatacgcactacaactataattatgatgccgacccatacgtggtagcggctaattataatgcccttCATCCCGATAGAGCTTATGGAAACCTTTGGGGaacagattactcagctcatgggtatccagtacctcctagacctccggttcaacaaccgtcgcagcagccacgtttttctccaccggagcaagaagaaat
This is a stretch of genomic DNA from Helianthus annuus cultivar XRQ/B chromosome 16, HanXRQr2.0-SUNRISE, whole genome shotgun sequence. It encodes these proteins:
- the LOC110917210 gene encoding uncharacterized protein LOC110917210 isoform X1; translated protein: MSRFGELLALFLQESEETERAMDRGGRLRRRKSLHQRLGLKSIVCCGSTWGFGASAMSVQNDNDSDNDEDYNYNENRIIESVHQQINVMDVNLTRLDTNPEPECTHPSPRMNLAAALAAERQFRSATVSGTDNNDVFMMSTDVGTPLRISLMRLLEETERETDGQDDGDEGLGKDQMCCVCMGRKKGAALIPCGHTFCRVCCRELWLNRGSCPLCNRSILEILDIY
- the LOC110917210 gene encoding uncharacterized protein LOC110917210 isoform X2, with the translated sequence MDRGGRLRRRKSLHQRLGLKSIVCCGSTWGFGASAMSVQNDNDSDNDEDYNYNENRIIESVHQQINVMDVNLTRLDTNPEPECTHPSPRMNLAAALAAERQFRSATVSGTDNNDVFMMSTDVGTPLRISLMRLLEETERETDGQDDGDEGLGKDQMCCVCMGRKKGAALIPCGHTFCRVCCRELWLNRGSCPLCNRSILEILDIY